TCGCCGCGGGCCTTCGTGCGGTGCGTACCTTGTCGCAGGTTCGCCTGGTACATAACAACCGCGTCGTGCAGCAATTGCTTGCTGATTCGCGGGGCGATGTCGGTTAGCTCGATGTCGTAGCTACCCACTTTTTCGCCAGTGGTATCATAAATTGGCAAACTTGGCATGACTCGTGACTCTTCTAGGTTTCGCTGGATCTCGCTAAGTGCGTGACCGGAAACTTAAACCATGTTCGTTGCTTTGACGACGACAAAACCGCCGTTCGGACCAGGCGCCGCACCGTAGACGAGAATCAGATTGTTTTCTTCATCCACTTTGACGACCTTCACGTTCCGCTGCGTCACTTTCGCGTTGCCATACTGACCCGACATGTTCAAACCCTTGAACGTGCGACTCGGGTAGGCGGAGCAACCGGTACCACCGGTGTGACGGTGAACTTTCTTCACGCCGTGCGTGGCTCGCTGACCGGCGAAGTTGTGACGCTTCATCACACCTGCGTAACCGCGACCCTTGCTGGTGCCGACGATGTCAACGGCCTTCACTTCGGACAAGACGCCAACCTTGACTTCCTGACCGATCTCAAACCCTTCGGTCGAACCACGCAATTCACGCACGAACCGCTTCGGCTCGCAATCCGGCTTGGCGGAAGCTTCGACACCGGCGGCGGCGAGTTTCTTAGCGCGTTTGCTGGAGAGAGGGGCGACTTGACCACGTTCGCTACGATTGGCCAGACGGCGAGGCTTATCATCAAAACCCAACTGCACTGCTTCGTAGCCGTCGCGCTCCTGCGATTTCAGCTGGAGCACGTGACACGGACCTGCTTCGATGACCGTAACCGGGATGATGTTGCCAGATTCGTCAAAAACCTGGGTCATCCCGACCTTGCGGCCGAGTATGCCTTTTGTCATTTTTCGTATCTCTGTGTGGTCTGTCGCCTTGCCTGCCAGGATCGACCTGTCGGTCGATTACCCGAGAGGCTTCCAGCCATGCAGATACATCCGGGTAAAAAAATGAATGGGAACCTGCGCGACTATCGCGAGGTAGCCTTGATCTTGATATCGACGCCAGCCGGCAGATTCAGCTTATTCAAAGCCTCAATCGTCTTGGCGGTCGCCTGCACAATGTCGATCAGACGCTTGTGCGTACGAATCTCGAACTGCTGACGAGCCTTCTTGTCAACGTGCGGGCCCGACAGAACGGTGTAACGCTCAATGCGGGTCGGCAACGGAATTGGGCCATGGACTTCGGAATGAGTTCGCTTGGCGGTATCTACGATTTCTAGAGCACTCTGATCCAGGATCGAGTGGTCGTAGGCTTCCATCCGAATGCGAATAACTTCTTGGGCCACGGAACCATTTCCTTCGCTGCAAAGCTCGACTCTCGTCGAGTGAATCTCTCTTTAAGCATCCCAGCGAGTAACTGGGAAACCGCCAATCTTAAAAATTGCGAGGCCCGTCGTCAATGGGCGGCGAGTGGTTTGGCGATGAATTTCATCCGAAAAGCGAAAACTCATACCGGACCTGGGGAAATCTCGTCGCTAGCGACGATAAAGCGGGCCCCAATAGGGCGGAAACTACATCAAAAACGTGTTCGCAACTTCCTGCGGAGCGGCTGCATATTTTAGCGGTTCCATCGAAGAACTAGCCCTTCCCTGGCTCAAACTCCGCATGGCGCTGGAATATCCGAACAACTCAGCCAACGGAGCATGTGCTTCGATCAGCGCTTCACCGCTGCGGTTTTCCGTTTTGGCGATCTCGCCACGACGTTTCATGATATCGCCGACAAAATCACCCAGATTCTCCTCAGGCGTGATGATTTGCAGCTTCATAATCGGCTCCAACAGGACCGGTTTGGCCGCTCGCATCGCTTTTTCAAAGGCATCGCCCGCCGCAATGGCGAACGCAGTCTCCGTCGAGCCGACTTCCGCCGACTCGACGCCGAGCACCGTGATCCGGATGTCGCCGAGCGGAAAACCGCCGATAATTCCGCCGCCAGCGCCCCGTTGCCGCAACTCTTCCATCGCGGCCTCAACCATACTGAACGGCACGTTGTCGGGACTACCCTTGCTGATCACCGTGATCGGTTGCGCCGGATTGTCGACATGCTCCAGCTGAATCGTCACCTTCGCGAACAACTGCTGCCCGCCGACCATGCGATGACATTCGCCGGTCACTTTCGCCGACCCGCCGACGGTCTCGCGATAACTGACACGCGGCTTATGGACCTTTACATTCAGCTTGAAATCACGCAGCAAGCGGTGACGAATCACCTCTAAATGAAGCTCGCCCATGCCGCTGATAATCGTTTGCCCCGTGTCGGCGCTCTCCGTCGCTCGGAATGTCGGATCCTGGCGCTTCATCATCTCAAGCGTATCGTGCAGCTTGTCACGCTCCGCTGAAGACTCAGGCTCGATCGCCATCGCGATCACCGTCTCGGGAAACTCAATCGACTCGAGCAAAATCGGCGACTTCGTATCGCACAGCGTATCCCCGGTCACCGAGTGACGCAGGCCGATCACGCCGACAATGTCACCTGCGCCTGCAGACTCGACCTGATCTTTGCGCGATGCCTGAATGTGCCACAACTGGGCGCAGTTTTCTTTGAGATCTTGTCCCGGATTAAGCAGTCGCGAGTTTTGCCGGAGCGTACCGGAGTAGATCCGCACCCAGGTCATATCCCCATGCTTGGCGGG
The nucleotide sequence above comes from Blastopirellula sp. J2-11. Encoded proteins:
- the rplC gene encoding 50S ribosomal protein L3, which encodes MTKGILGRKVGMTQVFDESGNIIPVTVIEAGPCHVLQLKSQERDGYEAVQLGFDDKPRRLANRSERGQVAPLSSKRAKKLAAAGVEASAKPDCEPKRFVRELRGSTEGFEIGQEVKVGVLSEVKAVDIVGTSKGRGYAGVMKRHNFAGQRATHGVKKVHRHTGGTGCSAYPSRTFKGLNMSGQYGNAKVTQRNVKVVKVDEENNLILVYGAAPGPNGGFVVVKATNMV
- the rpsJ gene encoding 30S ribosomal protein S10 — protein: MAQEVIRIRMEAYDHSILDQSALEIVDTAKRTHSEVHGPIPLPTRIERYTVLSGPHVDKKARQQFEIRTHKRLIDIVQATAKTIEALNKLNLPAGVDIKIKATSR
- the fusA gene encoding elongation factor G, which produces MNRKLETIRNIGVIAHIDAGKTTVTERMLYYSGTSHRVGAVDKGTTETDFDEEERERGITIYSACVTFQWSGHVVNLIDTPGHVDFTAEVERCLRVLDGGVVVFSAREGVEAQSETVWRQANRYKVPRFAFINKMDREGANFEGTLAEIRNRLKANPVAIQIPIGSGPPHLANAFCGVIDLVQMKLLTFDNNVSPPQVKLAEIPEDQAARAQEWREKMLEPLYDLSEELMELSLAEEPIPVDLIRKTLRQATLSRQIQPVLCGSALDGIGVQPVLDAVTHYLPSPQDVPPVEGTNPSKKDAKELRKPDPEEPFCGLVFKILPAKHGDMTWVRIYSGTLRQNSRLLNPGQDLKENCAQLWHIQASRKDQVESAGAGDIVGVIGLRHSVTGDTLCDTKSPILLESIEFPETVIAMAIEPESSAERDKLHDTLEMMKRQDPTFRATESADTGQTIISGMGELHLEVIRHRLLRDFKLNVKVHKPRVSYRETVGGSAKVTGECHRMVGGQQLFAKVTIQLEHVDNPAQPITVISKGSPDNVPFSMVEAAMEELRQRGAGGGIIGGFPLGDIRITVLGVESAEVGSTETAFAIAAGDAFEKAMRAAKPVLLEPIMKLQIITPEENLGDFVGDIMKRRGEIAKTENRSGEALIEAHAPLAELFGYSSAMRSLSQGRASSSMEPLKYAAAPQEVANTFLM